The proteins below are encoded in one region of Candidatus Manganitrophaceae bacterium:
- a CDS encoding phosphoglucosamine mutase has protein sequence MRKLFGTDGVRGIANVEPMTVETAMKLGRAAAHIFKYKAGRHRIVIGKDTRLSGYMLESALTSGICSMGVDVLLVGPLPTPAIALLARSLRADAGVVISASHNPFQDNGIKFFSRNGLKLPDEMELQIERLLFSGEIDAIRPTAGQIGKAFRIDDAEGRYIEFVKNSLPKGLDFQGMKVVVDCANGAAYKTTPTVLRELGADVIVLSDNPDGTNINLDCGTQHPENLQKAVLTHHADIGIAHDGDADRALFVDESGRIVDGDALLVAFAEALHQEKDLKGEVLVTTVMSNMGVEVALRSKGIQVLRTPVGDRYVLERMIKEGYNLGGEQSGHVIFLDYNTTGDGLITALQLLSLMKRRNEPVSSLMACMTPLPQVLLNVEVQRKDALDGIPEIQKAILSCEERLKETGRVLVRYSGTEPLLRIMIEGQEKEEILRMAEELAGIVREKIGCPR, from the coding sequence ATGCGAAAGCTCTTTGGAACGGATGGGGTTCGGGGTATTGCCAACGTTGAGCCGATGACGGTTGAGACGGCCATGAAGTTGGGCCGTGCCGCGGCTCACATCTTCAAATACAAGGCGGGCCGTCACCGGATTGTCATCGGAAAGGATACCCGCCTTTCCGGATATATGCTCGAGTCGGCCCTGACCTCGGGTATCTGTTCAATGGGGGTGGATGTTCTCCTCGTCGGTCCGCTACCGACACCTGCCATTGCCTTATTGGCCCGGAGTCTCCGAGCCGATGCCGGTGTTGTTATCTCTGCCTCGCACAACCCCTTTCAGGACAATGGAATCAAGTTCTTTTCCAGGAATGGATTAAAGCTTCCGGATGAAATGGAACTCCAGATTGAACGGCTCCTTTTTTCGGGTGAAATCGATGCTATTCGCCCGACAGCCGGTCAGATCGGAAAGGCCTTTCGAATTGATGATGCTGAGGGAAGATACATTGAATTCGTAAAAAACTCACTGCCGAAAGGGCTCGACTTTCAGGGCATGAAGGTCGTCGTGGATTGTGCCAACGGGGCCGCGTACAAGACAACGCCGACGGTATTGAGAGAATTAGGGGCCGATGTCATTGTCCTCAGCGACAATCCGGACGGAACCAATATTAATCTCGACTGTGGGACCCAACACCCTGAAAATTTACAGAAAGCGGTGCTTACACATCATGCCGACATCGGGATTGCCCATGACGGCGACGCCGACCGCGCCCTCTTCGTGGATGAATCCGGCCGGATTGTTGATGGAGATGCCCTCCTGGTGGCCTTTGCGGAGGCCCTTCATCAAGAAAAGGATTTAAAGGGGGAGGTGTTGGTGACGACCGTCATGAGCAATATGGGGGTTGAGGTCGCACTCCGGTCAAAAGGAATTCAGGTGCTTCGAACCCCGGTTGGAGATCGATATGTCCTTGAGCGGATGATAAAGGAGGGCTATAACCTGGGAGGTGAGCAGTCGGGTCATGTTATTTTTCTTGATTACAATACGACTGGCGATGGATTGATTACAGCGCTTCAACTTCTCTCTCTGATGAAAAGAAGAAATGAGCCTGTTTCCAGCCTTATGGCCTGCATGACCCCTCTTCCGCAGGTCTTGCTGAATGTAGAGGTTCAGAGGAAAGATGCGCTTGATGGTATCCCGGAGATCCAAAAGGCCATTCTCTCCTGTGAAGAAAGGTTAAAGGAAACGGGAAGAGTCCTGGTCCGATATTCCGGGACGGAGCCTCTCCTTCGGATTATGATTGAAGGGCAGGAGAAGGAAGAGATCTTAAGGATGGCGGAGGAATTGGCCGGGATTGTAAGGGAGAAAATTG